The DNA sequence TTATCAGGAACGATTGTGGTATGGTAATAGCAGCTGGTGCAGGAAATTTGGGGCAAGTTTCGAATGCGCTCCATTCGGAGGCAATGGCAATGTTGCATGCCATAAACGCAGCTATTCAGATGGGTTGTCACTGTGTCATAATGGAGACTGACTCTGTGCAACTTCAGTCAGCAGTGAACAATGAAGACTATGATCTCTCTACATTAGGAGCTATTTTCAAAGATATTAAATTTAAGCTGAGAGTAAGCTTCAATCATGTAACTGTTGTGTCTTGTCCTAGAACTTGTAATGTAGTGGCACACTGTTTAGCAGCGTATGGTACTAAACTAGGAGCTGGCATAAGTGAGATTTGGCTTGATGAATGTCCAGACTTTGTAAATGACGCTGTTGCTGGCGACTTGTCCAGCATTGGTTCTTAATGGAATGTTTCGTGTTCTCTTTCAAAAAAAAACGGCGCCTGGTTGGCTGATGAACAATGGTGGAGCGCACACTTGACACTTCAGTTGGGTTTGGAGCAACTCATAATTTTCCGAAACAGTGTtgctaaggccctgtttggttcataagtcctaaggctagccatagtggagGTAACTTacgtagtaacttaacacatctcaagacaattttgcttatgtggcaagtatttaatgaaaAGAAAGGTGCTTGGAGTAACATAAGGCTGATTGTattggggagtatcatatactagtatcatgcatatgatactagtatatgatactaccttcctaatgcatagtatcatatattagtatcatgtagtactctatttattgccatgcatgacacaaagtagcatcgcatttaatatgatacggtattatgatatgatactacaccctctctttcttcatttaatgttatgacacatcatcaaaattgcctagttggcgtgcatgatactagctatgatactaccattacgaccagcctaatatgttactgtaacatagcgcttcccgaggtaaaatgagtctataagaCAATAAATAAAACaaactatgacactactactacgaTACTTTGCACTATGgggatagtaacttagactagtgtcatgcatatgacactagtctaagttactccccactatgaccagcctaagactttttctagtcccaactaaaaagtctctagtccctaaaaagtccctccttgtttgtttccagagactaaaaagtccctagtcccttcctagaggttattaaatgaccatgttgccctaGTATATAGagaaataacaatcaaacaacatcatggggtggcgggccaataaatgcatggaggggcattgttggaaaagtctcaaAAAAGACTCCCCCCCCCCGTTTGGTAaaaaaagtctttaagagagacTTTTTGTAGTCCCTACACAGAAaaatccctggaaacaaacaccccctaaatCTGAGTGGAGCTAGAATTTATGTCTCGGTCGATGCTATACACGTGAGATCTTGCATGAAGGCTCGCGCGAAATTTTCATTTTAGCATTTTCTTTTCATATATGTCATGCCACTTGACTGAGATTTGGTTAAATCGTGATTGACTGAGACCTAGCCAAACATTTTTCAAAACTCTGGCCTCCAATACACGTATGAAACACATTTCATGAAATCTTGGAGGTTAGGATTATTCGCACACCAAAACACGTCATGTAATGAGATATTAGTCTCGGTCAAATGTACCATACGAAAGAAACAGGTAATGACAATACTATTTATATGATAATAATAGCAAAGTGATA is a window from the Triticum aestivum cultivar Chinese Spring unplaced genomic scaffold, IWGSC CS RefSeq v2.1 scaffold21439-13, whole genome shotgun sequence genome containing:
- the LOC123176866 gene encoding uncharacterized protein (The sequence of the model RefSeq protein was modified relative to this genomic sequence to represent the inferred CDS: added 51 bases not found in genome assembly): MAHVHKYLTTAHEAPAKRQEGRIQEQQQKERWSRPPPKILKINTDGAYLKESNSGGWGFVIRNDCGMVIAAGAGNLGQVSNALHSEAMAMLHAINAAIQMGCHCVIMETDSVQLQSAVNNEDYDLSTLGAIFKDIKFKLRVSFNHVTVVSCPRTCNVVAHCLAAYGTKLGAGISEIWLDECPDFVNDAVAGDLSSIGS